Proteins from a genomic interval of Colletes latitarsis isolate SP2378_abdomen chromosome 12, iyColLati1, whole genome shotgun sequence:
- the LOC143349032 gene encoding calcium and integrin-binding protein 1, producing the protein MGIGKSQFTEDELQDYQDLTYFTKKEVLHAHKKFKALAPEKVGHNRNAKLSMSKILQYPELRVNPFGDRICKVFSSSQDGDCTFEDFLDMMSVFSNAAPKAVKAEHAFRIFDFDGDDMLGIGDLKQVVDRLTASQRLTETDMQQVLQCILDEADLDDDGALSFAEFEHIIEKSNDFSMSFRIRL; encoded by the exons ATGGGAATAGGTAAAAGCCAATTTACCGAAGATGAACTGCAGGACTATCAG GATTTAACGtattttacgaaaaaagaaGTTTTGCA TGCGCATAAAAAATTTAAAGCACTTGCTCCAGAAAAAGTTGGTCACAATAGAAACGCTAAACTTTCAATGTCTAAAATCTTACAATACCCTGAATTAAGAGTAAATCCTTTCGGAGATAGGATTTGCAAAGTTTTCAGTTCTAGTCAAGATGGGGATTGTACTTTTGAAGATTTCTTGGACATGATGTCTGTGTTTAGTAATGCAGCTCCAAAAGCTGTGAAGGCAGAACATGCTTTCAGAATATTTG ATTTTGACGGCGACGACATGCTTGGCATCGGAGATTTAAAACAGGTTGTAGATAGACTCACTGCTTCTCAAAGATTAACAGAAACAGATATGCAACAAGTTTTACAGTGTATATTAGACGAAGCAGATCTAGATGACGATGGTGCGTTAAGTTTTGCAGAATTTGAACATATTATTGAAAAAAGCAACGATTTCTCTAT GAGTTTTCGTATACGTTTGTAA